The Streptomyces cyanogenus DNA segment CACCGAGGCCGGAGACCTCGTGGGTGAGGATGATCTTCATTAGTCGGTCACCCTTCCCTTAGCGCGCGGTGGACGTGTAGGGCAGCAGCGCCATCTCACGGCTGTTCTTGACGGCCGTGGCGACGTCACGCTGGTGCTGCGTGCAGTTGCCGGTCACGCGGCGGGCACGGATCTTG contains these protein-coding regions:
- the rpsR gene encoding 30S ribosomal protein S18, giving the protein MAKPPVRKPKKKVCAFCKDKVTYVDYKDTNMLRKFISDRGKIRARRVTGNCTQHQRDVATAVKNSREMALLPYTSTAR